The Pan troglodytes isolate AG18354 chromosome 6, NHGRI_mPanTro3-v2.0_pri, whole genome shotgun sequence genomic sequence ctccccaccaccccctcaCTTGGGCCATGCATCTGTGTCATCTTCCAGCAGCTCCTGGATCTGATATTCATTGGCTGTTTAGGTTACTATTCCCTCCATGCCCATGATGCCATTGTGGTTTGTGCTTCTTCATGTGAAGTTAAAGGAGAAGATATCTAAGAACATAACCTTGAGAGCACTAGCAACCATGGGTGGACTGTGAGGAGAAAGCCAATGAAACATGTTGAGGAGAAATAGGCAGAGAAGCAAGCAGGCAGCTTTGCAGGAGTCAGAGGAGAGGAACATTGTGAGGAGTGCACGATCTGGGTCAAACACCAGAGGGATGGTGTGGAAGACAAGGACTGAAAAATGTCTACTGGATAATTCTACCAAGCGGGGCAGCTGGGCACAACCACAGAGGAACTGACTTAAGGGGAAATTGTGCAGCCAGTAGTCAGGTGGAATCCAGATGTCAGTGGGACCTAGTGGAAGGGGCTTCAATTTTTGAATCGCTCAAGGTTGGCCAGAAGCTGGCTCTGTAATCTTGGACAAATaacaacttctctgagcctcagtttctcttctataaaatggacataaaacACCTTCCTTGcagagtgtgatggttaatactgagtgtcaacttgattggattgaaggatacaaagtactgttcctgggtgtgtctgtgagggtgttgccaaaggagattagcaTTTCAtttcagtggactgggagaggcagacccaccctcaattgggtgggcaccatctaatcagctgccagtgcaggtGGGATAACAGCAGGCAGACAAACGTGGAAGGACttgactggctgagtcttcccgCCTCCATCTTTCTTCCgagctggatgcttcctgccctcaaacactggactccaagttctttagcttttggactcttgggctTACACCAGTAGTTTGCCAGGTGCTCccgggccttcagccacagactgaagactgcattgttggcttccctacttttgaggtttggggactcagactggcttccttgttccttagcttgcagacagcctattgtgggatttcaccttgtgatcgtgtgggtcaatattccttaataaacttCCCTTCATATATAGGTCTATCCTATCAGtgctgtccctctagagaactctaaCACAGAAGAGTTGTGAAAATGACCGTTGGTCTGCCCTCACCCTTTCCCTCTTGTCCTTTAACCGCATGCGCTCAGTGTTACCTTCCGTGGCACCTGCTCACCGTCATCCCGTGGTGACTCGTGTGGGTAACTTCATCAGAGAAGACCCTGCCTGTCACCTCAGGTACAGCCCACGAAGTAAGGTGGCTGCAAGCGCAGATCCTGCACCTGCCCAAGGTGAAACAAATCAGCTCCCGGAGCCTGAGGTGCAAAGGGCAGGAAGCTCCCTGCGCACCCCTGCGGCCCTGGCGCGGCTCTCTCAGTCCCGCTGCCTCCCACTCCGAGCCCCTGCCGTCTGGGACCCGCTCCACCTCCCGCTCCCGGGCCCTCGGGGCATCCTGTCTCCATTCGCAGCCCAGTGCCCTCCACTCCCACGGCCTCGGGTACAGCTTCCACAGGGAAATCACCCACATCTGTGTCTCTCGCCTCGTTCCCGTTCCTGAGGCCGACGCGTGGCCACTGAGCACACAGATCCAGCACAGCGACCCTCGCCTTCCCCGCGCCCCGGGCAGAGGATGAGCACCAGGCCAGCCCTGCAGCTCAAGCCGGCAGCCCTGGGCTGGCTCCGCACCCGCGCCTCGGGCTTCCACGgtggacccaggagacaccctcTCGCCCAGCCCAGCTTCCCTGCGGGActgagagggagaagggaggggtcGGGGAGCGAAGGCggaggcagagctgggctgagggaggaggcgggACGGCGGCACCGGCGGGCTGGAGCAGCGGGATCCCGCGGTGACCGGGCGGATGGAGTGGCCGAGAGCGCCCCCTGCCGGCCGAGGGTCCCCCCTCACACACTCCCGGTGTGGCAGGGAAGGCGGGAGCCCGGTTCCTTGCCGGTGGAGCCGGCGGCTCAGCCGGGCCCCGCACGCACCGGCCCCGCAGGGCCAGgtccctgcctccaggcccacCTTCGGCGCTCGCAAACGTCCGGGTGGCTGTGGCCTGGCCACCATCCAGGCCTCGCCCACCGGCAGTTGCCCGGGTCCACACAGGGACAAGCTCGGTCTCCGCCGCGTCCCGCCTGAGCCTCGCCTGCGCCCAGGGGACTCCACGCTGCACGGGGAGAGGGCCGCTCCGTGTGACAATGCAAGAAGGGCGAGCTCTCTTTTCCACCTCTCATCTCAATGTGAACGGCGCCCTGGATAACAGAACTGTTCAGGGACTTCTGAGGAACTCGGCCAACGCTCTTGCCTCCCTACATTTTCCCGAAATCTGCCTTTCAAACAGGCTTCCTCTTGTCACAGACGAACCCATCTCCACGTTAGAGTGCATCGTGGCGTTTCCTATTTTCATAAAAGCCAGCGCCCTGGAATTGTCAGTCTGTTCTTACACTGTGAGTGTAACGGCCCGCTGTTAAATCTCAGCAAACCCTCGCGCGCCAGAGAGGCCAGCGCCAGAGCCCGCGCCCTGGAACGCGGCGGACCGCGGGTGCCCTCTGCGGGTGGCGCGTGGCCTGCGCAGCGATCAGGCCCTCAAGTCCCGAAGCCCCAGCGCCAGCCTCCGAAAAGCCGGCCCGGCAGGAAGGAGCCCAGTTCCTGCCCACTGCCTTCCGACGTCCTGTAAGTGGACCCCGCTGCCCGGGCCTCAGTGGTCTGGTCTGGAATGAAGAGTCTGAGCCAGGTGGTCCCAAGCGCTGCCGGGCTCCCACATTTTCTGACAATGAGGTAATCAGTCACGGGCACTTGCCAAGGTTTGGGCACCAGACTCTTTGACACCTGGTGTAGACTCAGCAAAATCCCATGATCCACTATGCCCTTCAGATCAATGGACTATCACCTACTTCATTCGGACTTTTCGACCTCAGGTGAGACTGGAGAGAAACCTGGGACAGAGGAGACAGCTGGCTGAGATTCCCGTTCCTGCGTCTGAAGGGTATGGAGAGTCCCTAGACAGTGGCACTCACGCCTGCTGCGCCCTGTGCTGCAGGTTGTACGCGATATAAAACATGACACTGACTGCCCGTGAGGATCTTGACAAGTTGTTTTGAAGATGGCATTTTGCTAAGTCCCTGAGGGTCACTGGTCCTCAAAGCGGCATGGCGGCATGGCGTGGCTGGTTCTGCCAcatgccagctgtgtgacctctgaGACTCCACTTCTTCAGTGCTGAAAATAAAGAAGGAGTTTTACTAAGGACCAAACAAGATAATGAATGTGAAACTGCTCCACGAACCCCAAAGAATTATGCACATAGATGCGATCATTAAGATGCGAAGCCATCGAGTTACCACCTGGCATGCTTAAACTGTAAAGAGTGGGTCAAAGTAAACTGAATTGGAAAATCCAAAGTTatgcagaaaaacaataaagaggtCTTACGTAGCAATACCGAACTTATGTCAGGCACTATTTCTCAAAACACAACTCCACTGAGATGCTCCAAGGAAAGAAAGGATTTTGTGGGCAAAAGCTTGATGCCCCTCCAGGGCACTCACAATGCTCGTCAGCACACAGAGCTACAAATAGTTCAGATTTTGCCACCCAATTTGTTGCCAAAAACATTCAATTTCCAGATCTGctttggatttcagaattgcagaTTCAAAACATTGTAAACCCTGGATTAAAACCCATTAAAAGTTTCCTGTCTGAGTTGCTCCTATGTCTCTCGTCTCTTCAGAagaatttatctttctctttttgacaATCATTCTTTCATAAGAATTGGTCTTTCAACCTACTTTTAGTTCACCTAGTTGTTGGAAATTTAGTAGAAAAAATAACCTTGCCATTTAGGGTTGATTTAGGTTAAAATGTCTAAGGTATATAAAGTGCTTATCATGTAACAAGGCACACGAGGGTTTATTACGTGTCATACTTCTACCACCTGTGGTGGAAGGGGTTTCTTGTGGCCTCAGGTCATGCAGGAGGGATTCCACCCCACAACTGCTCCAAAAAAAGCACCCATGCCACCACCTCACACCAATATTCTGAACCCCACGATAGTGACCTAACAAGTGTAAATAATAGTGAAAATCACAGGA encodes the following:
- the LOC129144559 gene encoding uncharacterized protein LOC129144559 isoform X1, which codes for MVARPQPPGRLRAPKVGLEAGTWPCGAGACGARLSRRLHRQGTGLPPSLPHRECVRGDPRPAGGALGHSIRPVTAGSRCSSPPVPPSRLLPQPSSASAFAPRPLPSPSQSRREAGLGERVSPGSTVEARGAGAEPAQGCRLELQGWPGAHPLPGARGRRGSLCWICVLSGHASASGTGTRRETQMCRICACSHLTSWAVPEVTGRVFSDEVTHTSHHGMTVSRCHGRMLSPSPDNSSGREYIFRPQASVTPDSGTNSCFPQFPQKTMESRKDKHGQRHSRVKQKTTTPQSPGKLSLMSRSSSL
- the LOC129144559 gene encoding uncharacterized protein LOC129144559 isoform X2; translated protein: MVARPQPPGRLRAPKVGLEAGTWPCGAGACGARLSRRLHRQGTGLPPSLPHRECVRGDPRPAGGALGHSIRPVTAGSRCSSPPVPPSRLLPQPSSASAFAPRPLPSPSQSRREAGLGERVSPGSTVEARGAGAEPAQGCRLELQGWPGAHPLPGARGRRGSLCWICVLSGHASASGTGTRRETQMCRICACSHLTSWAVPEVTGRVFSDEVTHTSHHGMTVSRCHGRMLSPSPDNSSGREYIFRPQASVTPDSGTNSCFPQFPQKTMESRKDKHGQRHSR